The genomic window ATGTTCATGTGACGAACATGAAGGCTCCGCTGGTGGTGACATCCGACAACGGCGACGTAGAAGTGGCCGCTATTACGGGACCAGTGCAGGTGCATGGGAATAATCGGCATCACGACATCGGCATACGCAGCGTTGCAGGTGATACCACTGTCGATGGCACGGGCAATGAAGTGACGTTGACCGACATTACGGGTAGCGCCACGATTCATGGTGACTTCTTTGGTGGATCGAATGTACAGCGTGTGAGCGGACCTGTTACCTACAAGAGCAGCCGTACCGATCTGAGCTTCGCGCGGCTGTACGGCAGCTTCTCCATTGATCGCGATGAAATTGAGGCGGACCAGGTGGTTGGGCCTGCGCTGGTTCAGACACGCAGCCGCAATGTGACTCTGGACAAGGTGTCCGGCGAACTGAAGGTAGTAAACAACCACGGTGATGTGCGGGTGGATACAGCGTTGCCAGTTGGTTTGATCACCATCGATAACCAGAATGGCTCTGTGACGCTGACCCTGCCGGATAAGGGCAAGTTCAACCTCCAAGCAGAGACCAGCGATGGTGACGTGCACAGCGAATTCGGTTCCACGAATTCGCCGGGTAAAGGCATTCTGACGGGCAATGTGAATGGTGGTGGACCGCAGGTGAGAATCAACACCTCGCACGGTGACATCTCCGTGAGCCGCAACACGACAGGCGGACTGACACCTCCACCTGCGCCGCAGAAGCTGTCGGGTGTGCCGATTCCTCCGACACCCCCGGATGCCATCACCATCCCCATGCCGGACGTCAATGCGATCACCGCAAATGCGTTGAAGCAGGCGGAGGATGCGCTTGCGGCCAGCCAGAAGTCGCTGGAGGATGCAAAGGACCTGACGCGCGAGCAGCGAGACCAGGCGCGGCGGGAGATGGAGCAGGCCCGGGAAAAGATGAAGGAAGCGCGCGAAAAGCAGAAGCAGGCCGATCAATTGTCGCGCGATGCTGCTCGAAGAGCGAAAGAGCAGGCCGACCAGATGGCACGCGAGGCTCGAAAGCAAGCACCGTAAGACTGTTGCGAATACAAACACTGAGGCCGCTCCGGATGGGAGCGGCCTCAGTGTTTGTACTGCGAAATGGAAACTACTTTACTTCGTAACCGGCGAAGAAGTAGCCGATTTCGAAGGCTGCGGTGTCCTCGGCATCGGAGCCGTGGATCGCGTTCTCTTCGATGGATGCGGCGAACTGCTTGCGGATGGTGCCTTCCTCGGCGTTGGCCGGGTTGGTGGCGCCCATCAGCTTGCGCAGGTCAGCAATTGCGTTGTCCTTCTCCAGAACCATGGGAAAGATGGGGCCGGAGGACATGAACTTGGTCAGGTCCTTAAAGAACGGACGCTCGCTGTGAACGTGATAGAAGCCCTGCGCCTGCTCGTCGGTCAGCGACATCTTCTTGATGGAGACGATCTTGAAACCAGCCTCTTCAATTTTGGCGAGGATGGCGCCGGTGTGACCCTTGCGGACGGCGTCCGGCTTGACGATGGAAAACGTGCGCTGCGACATGGTGCTCCCTAGGTGAGTTTTGATCTCAACCCTACGATTGTACCGTTTTTCGCAGAATCAGGCCGCTCGGGGCGCTCGTTCGTCCTCTAAGGGGCGCAGTTGGGAGTCCACGGCCTCTGGGATGAAGACGGAAAATGTTGTGCCACCATGTCTTCCGCCGCCGGTACGGGAACGTACGGCGATACGGCCACCCATTCGATTGGCGAGCGTGCTGGAAATCCATAGGCCCAGGCCGGAACCCTTAGCGCCCTTGGTGGTGTAGAAGGGGTCGAAGATATGGGCGGAGGTATGGCGTGGCATGCCATGCCCGGTATCGGAGACGAGAATTCGAATGCCAGGTTGCCCCGTTCGTTGATCTCGAGCAGGAGTGGTTCGAAGTGTCAGCGTGCCTCCCTCACTGCCCATGGCATCGATCGCATTGCCCACCAGATTGTTGAGAATCTGGCGCACATCGCCTTCCGCGCAACGAAATATGGGCGAGGGGCGGTGTCTGCGGCGAATCTGGATCCGGCGGTGATGGAGCCGACCCTGATGCAGGGACAAAACGGAGTCAATCAGGGTTTCCGGAATGATTTCGGTAGGTGAGGTTCCAGCGCGCTGAAAACGCAGCGTCTGTGACACGATCTGCGAAACACGCGCGAGTTCCGTCTCTGCCGTGCGCAGGTATTCATTTGATTCTGCGGATATGGACGGGTCATTCCGCACGAGATAGAGCAGATTGGTCACCGCTTCGAGCGGGTTGTT from Terriglobus sp. TAA 43 includes these protein-coding regions:
- a CDS encoding DUF4097 family beta strand repeat-containing protein, which produces MSTTPPNQPPYPPSGDPNAPFDPTNVNDPRYDPSRDPRYDPRWQKAQQRFYRDQQRVADRQGRAQQKAAAAAWKMQARVQRDQIKMYWRGQRRTSLIGPILLITIGVIFFLIHSDKISAVGFFNWYAHWWPLLFIAVGVLRLAEWAIDRAMAPADAPPMRYSIGGGVIFVLVVLACVGLATHTLQWRADNNGMQFFGFKGEGMEHFFGQKHEEDAAPMLRTIQAGGSLSIVNPRGDISVAGTSDDGQIHLSVHKSVYTNSDNAASDRMRDLSPVFEGADDNLTLRVPTVQGGTADVTLLVPPATHLLLNSTRGDVHVTNMKAPLVVTSDNGDVEVAAITGPVQVHGNNRHHDIGIRSVAGDTTVDGTGNEVTLTDITGSATIHGDFFGGSNVQRVSGPVTYKSSRTDLSFARLYGSFSIDRDEIEADQVVGPALVQTRSRNVTLDKVSGELKVVNNHGDVRVDTALPVGLITIDNQNGSVTLTLPDKGKFNLQAETSDGDVHSEFGSTNSPGKGILTGNVNGGGPQVRINTSHGDISVSRNTTGGLTPPPAPQKLSGVPIPPTPPDAITIPMPDVNAITANALKQAEDALAASQKSLEDAKDLTREQRDQARREMEQAREKMKEAREKQKQADQLSRDAARRAKEQADQMAREARKQAP
- the ndk gene encoding nucleoside-diphosphate kinase → MSQRTFSIVKPDAVRKGHTGAILAKIEEAGFKIVSIKKMSLTDEQAQGFYHVHSERPFFKDLTKFMSSGPIFPMVLEKDNAIADLRKLMGATNPANAEEGTIRKQFAASIEENAIHGSDAEDTAAFEIGYFFAGYEVK
- a CDS encoding nitrogen regulation protein NR(II), which encodes MESPERRQNAQEIPHATANDLLQQVTVGVFAMDAKGICTHVNPAAARMFGYEIPELVGANLHSLLHGGHAGGNVYEPGSRSFLNCASAAQETRNANEVLWTKSGDPVPVFGSALPLSNGEGTVITIQDGSSLRHLQERLEHAQHEQVEVLRQRDAAARIERDLAREKELHQREIAVATERAATQQLRAQQRAAEDRLLQSEKLAAVGRLAASISHEINNPLEAVTNLLYLVRNDPSISAESNEYLRTAETELARVSQIVSQTLRFQRAGTSPTEIIPETLIDSVLSLHQGRLHHRRIQIRRRHRPSPIFRCAEGDVRQILNNLVGNAIDAMGSEGGTLTLRTTPARDQRTGQPGIRILVSDTGHGMPRHTSAHIFDPFYTTKGAKGSGLGLWISSTLANRMGGRIAVRSRTGGGRHGGTTFSVFIPEAVDSQLRPLEDERAPRAA